One Amaranthus tricolor cultivar Red isolate AtriRed21 chromosome 10, ASM2621246v1, whole genome shotgun sequence genomic window carries:
- the LOC130824989 gene encoding uncharacterized protein LOC130824989 gives MLQVAELDKLRLDAYESSMLYKERTKRWHDKHIQRREFKEGELVLLFNSRLKLFSVKLKSRWSGPFQVTKVFPYGSVEVWSEGSDTFKVNGQRLKHYRAGVPIQGNQVYNLSLPSSY, from the coding sequence ATGTTACAAGTTGCAGAGTTAGATAAGCTTCGCCTTGATGCATATGAAAGTTCTATGTTATACAAGGAGAGAACCAAGAGATGGCATGACAAGCACATTCAAAGGCGTGAATTCAAGGAAGGAGAACTAGTCCTATTGTTCAACTCCCGTCTCAAGCTATTTTCGGTAAAACTCAAATCCAGGTGGTCTGGACCATTCCAAGTCACCAAGGTCTTCCCTTATGGTTCTGTAGAAGTTTGGAGCGAGGGGAGCGATACATTCAAGGTGAATGGGCAACGGTTGAAACATTACCGAGCTGGAGTACCCATTCAAGGGAACCAGGTTTATAACCTTTCCCTTCCTTCTTCCTACTGA